A portion of the Elusimicrobiota bacterium genome contains these proteins:
- a CDS encoding FecR domain-containing protein produces the protein MIIPAALALSIVLAGGAAWAQTARPSQQKTQVKLASASWYDSGTVVAVDASRGRLRVKCVDGKVRAFAAKRARIDSIEGKTIALADLSIGDEVSLAYEYSVKGKEAIDVLRLRRAVKK, from the coding sequence ATGATCATTCCAGCGGCATTGGCGTTGTCGATCGTCCTGGCGGGCGGCGCGGCATGGGCGCAGACGGCGCGGCCTTCTCAGCAGAAGACCCAGGTGAAGCTCGCGAGCGCGTCCTGGTACGACAGCGGGACCGTCGTGGCGGTGGACGCGTCGAGGGGCAGGCTGCGTGTCAAGTGCGTCGACGGGAAGGTGCGCGCCTTCGCGGCGAAGAGGGCGCGGATCGATTCCATCGAGGGAAAGACCATCGCCCTGGCCGACCTCAGCATCGGCGACGAGGTCTCCCTCGCTTACGAGTACTCGGTCAAGGGCAAGGAGGCGATCGACGTCCTCCGCCTGCGCCGCGCCGTGAAGAAATAG
- a CDS encoding alpha/beta fold hydrolase produces MEIRAVKFRVGHEWRVGGLRLSPRAEKSPAVLLLHGFPGLQKNDDVAAELCRRGMTAFTPHFRGCWGSGGRYSLRGLLDDARASLRLLSRYHHVDAGRVAVLGVSIGGWVALKLAAETRLAAAVVMAPALPRLDEPADAAYLRRNGKVLNIPDFGEVWREYAGIARHERPDIYLRDIAPTPLLVMQGLQDRMVPPASARRLWALAGRPKELLELPGEGHEFENDRPAVVAAACDWLQARLAAGRDAALPELVDVGGGD; encoded by the coding sequence ATGGAGATTCGAGCGGTGAAGTTCCGCGTCGGACACGAGTGGCGGGTGGGCGGGCTGCGTCTGTCCCCGCGAGCCGAGAAGTCGCCCGCCGTGCTCCTCCTGCACGGCTTCCCCGGCCTCCAGAAGAACGACGACGTCGCCGCCGAGCTGTGCCGCCGCGGCATGACCGCCTTCACGCCGCACTTCCGGGGCTGCTGGGGCAGCGGCGGCCGCTACAGCCTCCGCGGTCTCCTCGACGACGCCCGGGCGTCCCTCAGGCTCCTGTCGCGGTACCATCACGTGGACGCCGGGCGCGTCGCGGTGCTCGGCGTCAGCATCGGAGGCTGGGTCGCGCTGAAGCTGGCGGCGGAGACGAGGCTGGCGGCCGCGGTCGTGATGGCCCCGGCCCTGCCGCGGCTGGACGAGCCCGCCGACGCCGCCTATCTCCGCCGGAACGGGAAGGTGCTCAACATCCCCGACTTCGGCGAGGTCTGGCGGGAGTACGCCGGCATCGCCCGTCACGAACGCCCGGACATCTATCTCCGCGACATCGCGCCGACCCCGCTGCTCGTGATGCAGGGCCTGCAGGACCGCATGGTGCCGCCGGCGTCCGCGCGGCGTCTGTGGGCGCTGGCCGGCCGGCCGAAGGAGCTCCTCGAGCTTCCCGGGGAGGGCCACGAGTTCGAGAACGACCGCCCGGCGGTCGTCGCCGCGGCGTGCGACTGGCTTCAGGCGCGGCTCGCGGCCGGGCGTGACGCGGCGCTTCCCGAGCTCGTCGACGTCGGCGGCGGCGACTAG